The following DNA comes from Anopheles coustani chromosome 2, idAnoCousDA_361_x.2, whole genome shotgun sequence.
CCGGAAGCTGTTCAACACGATCGGCCTCTGGGTGCCGATGGTGGCCCTGCTGGGACTTGCCTTTGTGCCGAAGGGTGGATCGGATTTGGCGATCGTGCTGCTGACGCTGGCGGTCGGCATCAACTCGGCCACCTATTTGGGCTTCCAGGTTAACCATCTCGATCTCGCACCGAACCACGCGGGCACCATGATGGGCATCACGAACTGTGCGGCCAACATTATGTCCATCATTGCACCGCTCATTGTGGGCGAAGTGATAACGGATCCGGTAAGGGACTTTAAAACGATTATTCCGTCCTGTGATAACCAAGTACGagcattcatttattttattcacacttttttttttaaattattcagaCTGACCCGATTCAGTGGCGCAACGTGTTCTACATTGCGGCCGCGATTTACTTCTTCGGTAATCTGACATTCCTCATCTTCGGTAAGGCCGACGTTCAACGATGGAACGAGACAGTCACATCGGAAACCAACGGTAAGCGAAACTGGCCAATTATTATATCGATAACCAACTTTTTCAGttgtaataaaaagaaatttctctttcttttcataGTCCCCTCAAATGTGCAGAACAACCAAATGACCAACAACACCGACCATAGTGATTAAGCTTCCCAGTTTGGCCGTGATTGTGTGTATCACAAACCAGCAAAGCCCAACAATGATTTGACCGTGGATCAAACAGATGTCGTAGGGACACTCGCAGCGCGGTGGCGTACTCGGTACCCCTCGTAGGAAGAGCGAAATTGAGATCATCAAggggaaagagaaaacattttaatttaaaaatcataTCGCGTAATAGGATTAAGATTGGTTGGCGAGAAAAATTATCGAGGCGATTAAACAGGGAATATAGGAAAATCTGTTgaagagcacacacacacacacaaattccATGGTAATAATGAACAGACTGTGGTGGCATTTATTGATATTTTGCTCTAGATGCCGCAATTAAGAAAGATTGGTTATATTTATGAACCGTTATATACTagttaaaataaagtaaatgcAAGCTTTTGCATTAGACGTTGGAATTGCCCTCGACGCAGGCAAGCATGCAAGTGAGATCAATGTGTACGTTTTtggaatcctttttttataacaattttttgttcaccCTTCGTCCCACGTTCATTATCACATAGATCAAGTACAGGCTACCAATCCAACTGACGATGATGGTGGCTGGCAGTACAAAATGATACGACGCACTATTTCCGACCGGGATGAGTACGCTTATCACCGTCGGAAGGTtctgaaagaaaacagaaacagaTGCAAAGGATGACGATATTATCGAGGGCTAGGGGGCCATTCTCTTAGCTGCTCGAACCCTTACATTAAATTCCATTTCGTCCCATTCGCACAACTTTGCATTGTGAAGATCGTCGTAGTCTTCGATTTCCGTACTATCGGAACACGGCAGGGTCGCATTGCCAACCACACGCAAAGGATATTTGCTCGACTGTACATTCCGACACCGGACATACAGTGTGGGACTTTCCACTTGAATCCGTTCGAATCTGAAAAGCATGCCAAAACAGAGCTAGTAAATGATAACAACGTTTAAACAAGATAACAGTAATGTTGACTTGACTTACTTCCGCTCCGACGGATCGTGGTAGCGAAAATGGATGGGTAGCGTAATGTTGACCTCCTTCCGTACCGATTCGTACAGGTACACGGTGAAGGGATCGGATTTGCTCGTTGTCTTTTCCACGTCCACGTACAGCGGAACGTagctgtttattttatgaaacctTTTCATGTCCACCAGCTGATCGGTGTTCACGTAGATTGCTGCCGGTAGATGTTGGACCAGCAAAAGCTCACATGACATCCGACCGATGCCACCGAAACGGAGCCCGTAGTTTATTTCCCTGAAAACAAGCCGGAGAATTGCATTAGCCATTTGTTCTACAATTGTGAATCCTTTCTTGCACCGAAAATCTTACCGATGAAAGCCACTGTTGTGAATTGCAACCGAAAGGAACGAACTTAACCCATCCGTAGGTTGAAGCAATGCGATGAGTAACGTTGCACAAATGGAAAATAGCGACACCGGAACAGAAACCATTGCTTCTAACGAAACTAGGAATGTGGTTAAACTAAAATCACACGGAAAAAATGATCTACACTACAGAAAAATGGACGTTCCATTCAAGGAAAACCTGAGCGGTTAAATGTACCGAGTGGTAAACTTTGGtgcaatatttttgtttacttttcacgTACGTTCACATTTGACAGCCGGTTTCAGCCATTTGTCTCCTTTCTTTCCCGTATAGCTATCCTTGTCATTGCAGGTGTTTACTAAAATCGGTTGCTAGTGGTTTAATTTGagtaaaaaattgtaaaaaatagaTTTAAGTGATAAACCTTGAATAAGATATACAACGTCGGAGTTTCGTAATCATTTACCAGAGttcatagttttatttcatctcAACGAGAGGTTGTAGTACAAGCAGATAAGATGAagaacaataatttattttcaaaaaacaaagagaaatTGTAGAAATTGTCAAAATTTCTACTGACACATTCTACCGGGTAAGCTTAAACAATATGTGCCACTTTAAATTCCAACCGTTTCTTTTCCTGGCGGCCATATGAAATAACTGCACACGATTAGCGTATTACTCTCTTGCCTTTCTAAATGCGACACTTTAAAATTGATCTTCCCCGCGAGCAAACTCATCCCGCAGCTTCGACAGCTTGGTTACCAAGTCATCGACTGAAACTTCGCCATGCACCTTGTTGTCGCGGGTACGCACATTCACCGTGTCCGAGCTACGTTCCTTCTCTCCGACAACTGTGaatgaaaagataaattttctgGTACAGATTGCTCGTACAGCCCTTAAAAAGCAGATGTCTTACCCAAGATGAAGTTAAACTGTGCCAACTGAGCGTTACGGATCTTCTTGTTCATCGTATCGCCCGCGTCCAGATCCGCCTCGACCATGAAGCCAGCCTCGTGCAATCGCTCTCGCACCTTGTCCGCATACTCGTCGTACGCTGGGCCAACCGGCACCACCATAACCTGCCGGGGGGACAGCCAGAACGGCCACTTGCCCGCGTAGTTCTCCGTCAGAATCGCGATCATACGTTCAACCGAACCGAGCACTGCCCGATGAATGATAACCGGCCGTTTTTTCTCGCCATTGTCGTCGATGTAGTTCAGATTGAAACGAATCGGCAGCTGAAAATCGAGCTGAATCGTGGCGCACTGATGGTTTCGCTTGAGCGCATCCATGATCGTGATGTCAATCTTCGGTCCGTAGAACGCACCATCGCCCGGATTCTCCTTCCACGGCTCACCGAACTTGTCCAACGAGTCGGCCAACGCCTTTTCCGCCTCATTCCACACCTCAATCTCGCCGAGGTACTTCTCCGGACGGGTCGAAAGCACGAGGTTGAACGTGAATCCGAAGATGGTGTAAACGTGGCGCAAAAAGTCCAAACATCCTGTAATCTCCTCGCGGATTTGATCTGGCATGCAGAAAATGTGGGCGTCATCCTGCTGGAAACGGCGAACGCGTGTCAAACCGGTCAGCGCCCCGGACAGTTCGTTACGGTGCAACACTCCGAAATCGGCCATACGAAGCGGAAGCTCACGCCATGATCGATTACGGTGATCGAACATCAAACAGTGGCCGGGACAGTTCATCGGTTTCAGTGCGAAGG
Coding sequences within:
- the LOC131265703 gene encoding phosphatidylinositol-glycan biosynthesis class X protein is translated as MVSVPVSLFSICATLLIALLQPTDGLSSFLSVAIHNSGFHREINYGLRFGGIGRMSCELLLVQHLPAAIYVNTDQLVDMKRFHKINSYVPLYVDVEKTTSKSDPFTVYLYESVRKEVNITLPIHFRYHDPSERKFERIQVESPTLYVRCRNVQSSKYPLRVVGNATLPCSDSTEIEDYDDLHNAKLCEWDEMEFNNLPTVISVLIPVGNSASYHFVLPATIIVSWIGSLYLIYVIMNVGRRVNKKLL